A stretch of the Haloarchaeobius salinus genome encodes the following:
- a CDS encoding AAA family ATPase: MSPEGGKEVLLTVRAAEKRDAGRGVARVPESARRALGVLSGDTVLVEGSRRTVLKVWPADGDVPDGVIQIDADARANAGANVGDQVRVYAEEVEDATTIRLAPPESLRDVPDGIVERAITRDLEGHPVSVGERIRLERIAAEPFRIAETTPESPVRITAGTRIVVETSEEPATSRTGGTGGTADQPPGTDGKPKSGSSPSKPPSGVTYEDIGGLDDELELVREMVELPLSEPDLFRKLSIDPPRGVLLYGPPGTGKTLIAKAVANEVDASFHHVSGPEVMSKYKGESEEKIRETFQAARGDSPAIVFFDEIDSIAGKRDDDSDVENRVVAQLLSLMDGLESRGDVVVIGATNRVDSIDPALRRGGRFDREIEIGVPDENGRREILDVHTRGMPLAEDVDLDRIARRTHGFVGADLDSVASEAAMIAIRNRPTEDQARSEWNRNPTVGRADFESALASVEPSAMREYIAEKPNVDFSDVGGLDDAKETLREAVEWPLAYGPLFEAANTTPPSGVLLHGPPGTGKTLLARALAGESGVNFIRVDGPELLDRYVGESEKAVRKVFERARQSAPSIVFLDEIDAVAGQRGGDTNEVTERVVSQLLTELDGLAENPNLVVLAATNRKHHVDDALLRPGRLDTHILVPEPDEAGRRKIFEVVVAGRPLGDDVDLDELAARTEGMTGADIDGLVRTASMRAIRELAEGVPPEEANERTADLVVEMDDFEAALAQRRET, encoded by the coding sequence ATGAGTCCCGAGGGAGGGAAGGAGGTGCTGTTGACGGTGCGAGCCGCCGAGAAGCGCGACGCCGGGCGCGGGGTCGCGCGCGTCCCCGAGTCGGCGCGGCGCGCGCTGGGGGTGCTGAGCGGCGACACCGTCCTCGTCGAGGGGTCACGTCGCACCGTCCTGAAGGTGTGGCCGGCCGACGGCGACGTCCCCGACGGGGTCATCCAGATCGACGCCGACGCGCGGGCGAACGCCGGCGCGAACGTCGGCGACCAGGTGCGGGTGTACGCCGAGGAGGTCGAGGACGCGACGACCATCCGGCTCGCGCCGCCGGAGTCGTTGCGCGACGTGCCCGACGGCATCGTCGAGCGAGCTATCACCCGCGACCTGGAGGGCCACCCGGTGAGCGTCGGCGAGCGCATCCGGCTGGAGCGCATCGCGGCGGAGCCGTTCCGCATCGCCGAGACGACGCCCGAGTCGCCGGTCCGCATCACCGCAGGGACGCGCATCGTGGTCGAGACCTCGGAGGAGCCAGCGACGTCGAGAACCGGCGGAACCGGGGGTACCGCTGACCAGCCGCCGGGGACCGACGGGAAACCGAAGTCCGGCTCGTCGCCGTCGAAACCCCCGTCGGGCGTCACTTACGAGGACATCGGCGGGCTGGACGACGAGCTCGAACTCGTCCGCGAGATGGTCGAACTCCCGCTGTCGGAGCCGGACCTGTTCCGGAAACTCTCTATCGACCCGCCGCGGGGGGTCCTGCTGTACGGGCCGCCCGGCACCGGGAAGACGCTCATCGCGAAGGCCGTCGCGAACGAGGTCGACGCCTCGTTCCACCACGTCTCCGGCCCCGAGGTGATGTCGAAGTACAAGGGCGAGTCGGAGGAGAAGATACGCGAGACGTTCCAGGCCGCACGCGGGGACTCGCCGGCAATCGTCTTCTTCGACGAGATCGACTCCATCGCGGGCAAGCGCGACGACGACAGCGACGTGGAGAACCGCGTCGTCGCCCAGCTGCTCAGCCTGATGGACGGGCTGGAGTCACGAGGCGACGTGGTCGTCATCGGCGCGACGAACCGGGTGGACAGCATCGACCCCGCGCTCCGCCGCGGCGGCCGGTTCGACCGCGAGATCGAGATCGGCGTGCCCGACGAGAACGGCCGACGGGAGATCCTCGACGTCCACACCCGGGGGATGCCGCTGGCCGAGGACGTCGACCTCGACCGCATCGCGCGCCGGACACACGGCTTCGTCGGCGCGGACTTAGACAGCGTCGCCAGCGAGGCGGCGATGATCGCCATCCGGAACAGGCCCACCGAGGACCAGGCACGGAGCGAGTGGAACCGCAACCCGACGGTCGGCCGGGCGGACTTCGAGTCCGCACTCGCCTCCGTCGAACCCTCCGCGATGCGTGAGTACATCGCGGAGAAGCCCAACGTCGACTTCTCCGACGTCGGTGGGCTGGACGATGCGAAGGAGACCCTGCGCGAGGCCGTGGAGTGGCCGCTGGCGTACGGGCCGCTGTTCGAGGCCGCGAACACGACGCCCCCGTCCGGGGTCCTCCTGCACGGCCCGCCCGGGACCGGGAAGACCCTGCTCGCCCGGGCGCTCGCCGGCGAATCGGGCGTCAACTTCATCCGGGTCGACGGTCCCGAGCTGCTCGACCGCTACGTCGGCGAGTCCGAGAAGGCGGTCCGGAAGGTGTTCGAGCGAGCCCGCCAGTCCGCCCCGAGCATCGTCTTCCTCGACGAGATCGACGCCGTCGCGGGCCAGCGCGGCGGGGACACGAACGAGGTGACCGAACGCGTCGTCTCGCAGCTGCTGACCGAACTCGACGGGCTCGCCGAGAACCCGAACCTCGTCGTGCTGGCGGCGACGAACCGCAAGCACCACGTCGACGACGCGCTGCTCCGCCCCGGTCGGCTCGATACCCACATCCTGGTCCCCGAGCCGGACGAGGCTGGTCGCCGGAAGATCTTCGAGGTCGTCGTCGCGGGCCGGCCGCTCGGGGACGACGTGGACCTCGACGAACTCGCGGCCCGGACGGAGGGGATGACCGGCGCGGACATCGACGGACTCGTGCGGACCGCCTCGATGCGTGCGATCCGGGAGCTGGCCGAGGGCGTCCCGCCGGAGGAGGCAAACGAGCGCACGGCGGACCTCGTGGTCGAGATGGACGACTTCGAGGCGGCGCTGGCGCAGCGGCGGGAGACGTAG
- a CDS encoding lipoyl domain-containing protein — protein MTGDGPTRRGPTSPDGGDRVAVTLESVWPDDAEPEDEGVVVNWFAREGATVDAGESLCECQIEKVSFDVPAPVAGELAAIVRREDDTVTRSDTVAWIQPT, from the coding sequence ATGACCGGAGACGGGCCGACGCGGCGCGGACCGACCAGTCCCGACGGCGGCGACCGCGTCGCCGTCACGCTCGAATCGGTCTGGCCGGACGACGCCGAGCCGGAGGACGAGGGCGTCGTCGTGAACTGGTTCGCCCGCGAGGGCGCGACCGTCGATGCGGGCGAGAGCCTCTGCGAGTGCCAGATAGAGAAGGTCAGCTTCGACGTGCCCGCACCGGTCGCCGGCGAGCTCGCAGCGATCGTCAGAAGGGAGGACGACACCGTCACACGGAGCGACACCGTGGCGTGGATTCAGCCCACGTAG
- a CDS encoding alpha-ketoacid dehydrogenase subunit beta, whose product MATEGEERESEAGTVTRDLTMSRAMVEAIAHEMRANDEVFYMGEDVADYGGIFDSTQGLLDEFGHDRIMDVPISETAYLGAAVGAAQAGMRPIAELMFVDFFGVAMDQVYNQMAKNTYMSGGNVSVPMVLTAAVGGTYNDAAQHSQTLYGTFAHLPGMKVVVPSTAYDAKGLMHNAIRDDDPVVYMFHKRLMGIGWMPAPDGPKTPVPEEDYTIPFGKADVKREGSDVTVVTLGLHVHRALEAAGSLADDGVDAEVVDLRTLVPLDTETVVESVRKTGRLVVVDEDYRSFGVTGEVVARVADEALDSLDAVERVAAADVPIPYSRPLEDEVLPGTADIEAAVRDVAER is encoded by the coding sequence ATGGCGACCGAAGGCGAGGAGCGCGAGAGCGAGGCGGGCACGGTCACGCGTGACCTGACGATGAGCCGGGCCATGGTCGAGGCCATCGCCCACGAGATGCGCGCGAACGACGAGGTGTTCTACATGGGCGAGGACGTCGCCGACTACGGCGGCATCTTCGACAGCACGCAGGGGCTGCTCGACGAGTTCGGCCACGACCGCATCATGGACGTGCCGATCAGCGAGACGGCCTACCTCGGCGCCGCGGTCGGCGCGGCCCAGGCCGGGATGCGGCCCATCGCGGAGCTGATGTTCGTCGACTTCTTCGGCGTCGCGATGGACCAGGTGTACAACCAGATGGCGAAGAACACGTACATGAGCGGCGGGAACGTCTCGGTCCCGATGGTGCTGACCGCGGCCGTCGGCGGCACCTACAACGACGCGGCCCAGCACTCCCAGACGCTGTACGGCACCTTCGCCCATCTCCCGGGGATGAAAGTGGTCGTCCCATCCACGGCCTACGACGCGAAGGGGCTGATGCACAACGCCATCCGCGACGACGACCCGGTCGTCTACATGTTCCACAAGCGCCTGATGGGCATCGGCTGGATGCCCGCGCCCGACGGCCCGAAGACGCCCGTCCCGGAGGAGGACTACACCATCCCGTTCGGGAAGGCCGACGTGAAACGGGAGGGCAGCGACGTGACGGTCGTCACGCTCGGGCTGCACGTCCACCGCGCGCTTGAGGCGGCCGGGTCGCTCGCCGACGATGGCGTCGACGCCGAGGTCGTCGACCTGCGCACGCTCGTCCCGCTCGACACCGAGACGGTCGTCGAATCGGTGAGAAAGACCGGCCGCCTCGTCGTCGTCGACGAGGACTACCGCTCGTTCGGCGTCACCGGCGAGGTCGTCGCCCGCGTCGCCGACGAGGCACTGGACTCCCTCGATGCGGTCGAGCGCGTCGCGGCGGCTGACGTCCCAATCCCCTACTCGCGACCGCTGGAGGACGAGGTGCTGCCCGGGACGGCAGACATCGAGGCCGCCGTGCGAGACGTGGCGGAACGATGA
- a CDS encoding thiamine pyrophosphate-dependent dehydrogenase E1 component subunit alpha: MFEDMVTARYYEERLQEEYLEGKQPAFDISAGPIPGELHLAAGHEAAGIGVCHHLRDDDTVTAPHRPHHIAIAKGVDLKRMTAEIFGRETGLGKGKGGHMHLFDPDVNFACSGIIAQGCPPAAGAALAAKKRNTDAVAVAFLGEGAIDQGGFLESLNFAGVHDLPVVFVVEDNDWAISMPKERVTDVEDGSKRADGFAVHGERVEYDDVEAVHEAAGRAIGRARDGNGPTLLEVQVHRRMGHFMGDPQTYRPEADQEAATARDSIERLADTLRAHGVGEDELAESRKAAEERVDDAIAWAKEQPEPDPAAAHEDVWVNPPSGVTDEEPAFELAGGDD, translated from the coding sequence ATGTTCGAGGACATGGTGACCGCCAGGTACTACGAGGAGCGGTTACAGGAGGAGTACCTGGAGGGCAAACAGCCGGCGTTCGACATCTCCGCCGGCCCGATTCCGGGGGAGCTGCACCTCGCGGCCGGCCACGAGGCGGCGGGCATCGGTGTCTGTCACCACCTGCGCGACGACGACACGGTGACGGCGCCACACCGACCGCACCACATCGCCATCGCGAAGGGCGTGGATCTGAAGCGGATGACCGCCGAGATATTCGGCCGCGAGACCGGACTCGGGAAGGGCAAGGGCGGGCACATGCACCTGTTCGACCCTGACGTGAACTTCGCGTGCAGCGGCATCATCGCCCAGGGCTGTCCCCCGGCCGCGGGGGCGGCGCTCGCGGCGAAGAAGCGCAACACCGACGCGGTCGCGGTGGCCTTCCTCGGCGAGGGAGCCATCGACCAGGGGGGCTTCCTGGAGTCGCTCAACTTCGCGGGCGTCCACGACCTGCCGGTCGTCTTCGTCGTCGAGGACAACGACTGGGCCATCAGCATGCCGAAGGAGCGCGTCACCGACGTCGAGGACGGCTCGAAGCGCGCCGACGGCTTCGCGGTCCACGGCGAGCGCGTCGAGTACGACGACGTGGAGGCGGTCCACGAGGCAGCCGGGCGAGCCATCGGCCGGGCGCGGGACGGCAACGGGCCGACGCTGCTGGAGGTCCAGGTCCACCGGCGCATGGGCCACTTCATGGGCGACCCACAGACGTACCGGCCGGAGGCCGACCAGGAGGCCGCGACCGCGCGCGACTCCATCGAGCGCCTCGCGGACACCCTCCGTGCACACGGTGTCGGGGAGGACGAGCTGGCGGAGAGCCGGAAAGCCGCCGAGGAGCGCGTCGACGACGCCATCGCGTGGGCGAAGGAACAGCCCGAACCGGACCCGGCCGCCGCCCACGAGGACGTCTGGGTCAACCCGCCATCGGGCGTGACCGACGAGGAACCTGCCTTCGAGCTGGCAGGAGGTGACGACTGA
- a CDS encoding metal-dependent hydrolase, protein MYVGHGLLAFALGGLLGSYVGATKRESLVLAAVAGGFGMVPDIDTVYTLYVALNARPENLFPVTESLWGHTDSWKIHRKLTHSLVVGVLGTLYVGLLGYVSEATSEPSRLLALSVPTVGLFAVGYLTHDRLGLGLLVLYLVGLTVVGSLAFSQGVPPVLNGAAAAIGLLTHPFGDFFMGIPPTLLYPLTDAGPSSKLAVAADPTVNLVSLFLIEVLLAWFALWTICHVHDRRVAEFVSPLAALGVLFAATVPYIEPPTLQYAYRFAGGVILLGLAVGLLLRQLTVRSSRWEQRMTGLSTALATVSVALLAWLGGYVLV, encoded by the coding sequence ATGTACGTAGGACACGGGCTGCTGGCGTTCGCGCTCGGTGGACTCCTCGGCTCGTACGTCGGCGCGACGAAACGGGAGTCACTGGTGCTGGCGGCCGTCGCCGGCGGCTTCGGCATGGTCCCGGACATCGACACGGTGTACACCCTCTACGTGGCGTTGAACGCGCGCCCGGAGAACCTGTTCCCCGTCACCGAGTCGCTCTGGGGGCACACCGATTCGTGGAAGATTCACCGGAAGCTCACGCACTCGCTCGTCGTCGGCGTCCTCGGCACCCTGTACGTCGGACTCCTCGGGTACGTCTCCGAAGCGACGTCGGAACCGAGCCGTCTTCTCGCCCTGTCGGTGCCGACGGTGGGCCTGTTCGCGGTCGGCTACCTGACACACGACCGTCTCGGACTCGGACTCCTCGTGCTGTATCTCGTCGGACTGACCGTCGTCGGCTCTCTCGCGTTCTCGCAGGGAGTTCCGCCCGTTCTGAACGGTGCTGCCGCCGCGATAGGACTGTTGACCCACCCCTTCGGGGATTTCTTCATGGGTATCCCGCCGACGCTGTTGTACCCGCTCACGGACGCCGGCCCGTCCTCGAAGCTGGCGGTCGCCGCCGACCCGACGGTGAACCTCGTCTCGCTGTTCCTCATCGAGGTTCTGCTCGCGTGGTTCGCGCTGTGGACCATCTGCCACGTCCACGACCGCCGGGTGGCGGAGTTCGTCTCGCCCCTGGCCGCTCTCGGCGTGCTGTTCGCCGCGACCGTTCCGTACATCGAGCCGCCGACGCTCCAGTACGCGTACCGCTTCGCAGGGGGTGTCATCCTCCTGGGGCTCGCCGTCGGACTCCTCCTGCGACAGCTGACGGTACGGTCGTCTCGCTGGGAGCAACGGATGACGGGTCTCTCGACCGCCCTCGCGACGGTGTCGGTCGCGTTGCTCGCCTGGCTAGGCGGGTACGTTCTGGTCTGA